In Taeniopygia guttata chromosome 34, bTaeGut7.mat, whole genome shotgun sequence, the DNA window CTAAAATTCATCtttaacccccaaaatccccattttgaTCCTAAAATCCCCTCACAATTCACATTTTTCCAGCTCACCGGAGCAGGAACCAGATGAGCACAAATGCAGCTATGAGGGGGGAGGCCCTCAtaatcctccttttttcccccaaatccagctTTCCCTCCCACCAAATCCactttgggaccccaaaatccacttagaacccccaaaatccccattttgatccctaaatcccctcagaattcccaatttcccagcATGCCAGAGCAGGAATCAGACAAGTACAAATGCAACTATGAGGGAAGAAAGCCTCATAATccaccatttttccccccaaatccacctttTTTTAGCACAAAATCTTTCTTTGATCCCTAAAATCCACTtttaaccccccaaatccccgttttgatcccaaaatcccctcagaattCCCGATTTTCAAGCTCACTAAAGCAGGAATCAGATGAGCACAAATGCAACTATGAGGGGCCCTCATAATCCaccttttttcctccaaaatccaGCTTTTTTTAGTACAAAATCCTCATTTGATCCCTAAAATTCATCattaacccccaaaatccctattttgatcccaaaatcccctcagaattcccattttttccagctCACCGGAGCAGGAAGCAGATGAGCAGAAATGCAACTATGAGGGGGGAGGCCCTCAtaatcctccttttttccccccaaatccagctttCCCTCCCATCAAATCCactttgggaccccaaaatccacttagaacccccaaaatcccaattttgatcccaaaatcccctcagaattcccattttccagctCACCAGAGCAGGAAGCAGATGAGCAGAAATGCAACTATGAGCTGGGAGGCCCTCATAATCCgccttttttcctccaaaatccaACTTTTTTTAGCACAAAATCCTCATTTTATCCCTAAAATTCATCtttaacccccaaaatccccattttgaTTCCAAAATCCCCTgacaattcccatttttccagctCACCGGAGCAGGAATCAGATGAGCACAAATGCAACTATGAGGGGGGAGGCCCTCATAATccgccttttttccccccaaatccagctttCCCTCCCACCAAATCCACTTtgggatcccaaaatccactttgaacccccaaaatcccaattttgatcccaaaatcccctcaggattcccatttttccagctCACCGGAGCAGGAAGCAGATGAGCAGAAATGCAACTATGAGCCGGGAGGCCCTCATAAtccaccttttttccccccaaatccacctttTTTTAGCACAAAATCTTTCTTTGATCCCTAAAATCCACTtttaaccccccaaatccccattttgatcccaaaatcccctcagaattCCTGATTTTGCAGCTCTCCAGAGCAGAAATCTCACAAGCACAAATGCAACTATGAGGGGGGAGGCCCTCATAAtccaccttttttccccccaaatccagctttCCCTCCCACCAAATCCactttgggaccccaaaatccacttagagcccccaaaatcccaattttgatcccaaaatcccctcagaagTCCCAATTTCCCAGCATGCCAGAGCAGGAATCAGACAAGTACAAATGCAACTATGAGGGAAGAAAACCTCATAATccaccatttttccccccaaatccacctttTTTTAGCACAAAATCCTCATTTTATCCCTAAAATTCATCTTTAACCCCCAAAATCGCTGTtttgatcccaaaatcccctcagaattcccatttttccagctCACCGGAGCAGGAATCAGATGAGCACAAATGCAACTATGAGGGGGGAGGCCCTCAtaatcctccttttttccccccaaatccagtTTTTGCTCCCGTCAAATCCACTTTGGGACCTCAAAATCCACTtagaacccccaaaatcccaattttgatcccaaaatcccctcagaattCCCGATTTTCCAGCTCACCAGAACAGGAATCTCACGAGCTCAAATGCAACTATGAGCTGGGAGGCCCTCAtaatcctccttttttccccccaaatccacctttTTTTAGCACAAAATCTCTCTTTGGTCCCTAAAATCCACCtttaaccccccaaatccccgttttgatcccaaaatcccctcagaattCCCGATTTTGCAGCTCACCAGAGCAGGAATCTCACGAGCACAAATGCAACTATGAGGGGGGAAACCCTCATAAtccaccttttttcccccaaaatccacctttTTTTAGCACAAAATCTCGCTTTGATCCCTAAAATCCACCTTTAACCTCCCAAATCCCCGTtttgatcccaaaatcccctcagaattCCCGATTTTCCAGCTCACCGGAACAGGAGTCAGACGAGCGCAAATGCAACTACGAGCGGTACCGGGGCTTGGTGCAGAACGACTTCGCTGGCAGTGAGtccatttttccctgttttttttgggaattccggcCGCTCCGGATCCCCCCCGGGTGGTTCCCGAGGGATTTAGGGAATGATTTGATgccaaaattcccaatcccagtcTCGGAGGAGCAGTGCCTGTACCAGATCTACATCGACGAGCTCTACGGGGGCCTCCAGAAACCCAACGAGGATGAGAAGAAAAAGTGAGGGAAAAACGttggaattcctgggaattccggcTGGCAAAACACTGGGAATGTACCCCCACACCCTTGGGAATGATCCTAATCCTGGGAtaatgccccaaatcccagttttcccCTCACTCCTTTGTTGGAATCTCCCCCAAAACCATCCTGGGAAGGGCTCCTGATTTTGCCTGGGGCATTCTGGCTTGGGATTCCTGTTTTCCCTCTGAATTCAGCTCAGATTTCCCACTTTCCCtcagaatttctcttttccctccaaatttcccttcagaattcccattttccctcagaATTCTCATTCTCCCTCACAATTCCCCCTCAGAATTGCCATTTTCCCTCACAATTTCCCTTCAGAATTCCCGTTTTCCCTCAGATTTCCAATTTTTTCTGCACAATTCCCCCTCAGATTTCCTATTTTCCctcagaattcccattttccccccaaatttcccttcagaattcccattttccctcagaATTACCATTCTCCCTCTCAGTTCCCCCTCAGATTACCCgttttccctcaaaatttccattttcactCCGAATTTCATctcagaattcccattttctctcagatttcccattttccctcagaCTTCCCATTTCCCTCCAAATTTCCCCTCAGAATTTCCATTGTCCCCTCAGAATTTCCATTCCCTCAGAATTGCCCTTTTCCCTCCAAATTTCACCTCAGagttcccatttttttcctcagaattgacattttccctcagaattcccattttccctcacaATTCCACCTCAGAATTCCCATTTCTCCTCAGAATTCCCCCTCACAATTCCCATTCCCCTCACAATCCCCATTCCCCTCACAATTCCCCCTCACAATTCCCCTCTCAATTTCCCCTCACAATTCCCCTCACAATTTTCCCTCCCAATCCCCattcccctcacatttcccctCACAATTCCCCCTCACAATCCTCATTCCCCTCACAATCCCCATTCCCCTcacaattcccatttcccctcaaaattccctcTCAGACTCCTCATTCCCCCTCACAATTCCCATTCCCCTCACAATTCCGCCTCACAATCCCCATTCCCCTCACAATTTCCCCTCACAATCCCCATTCTCCCTCACAATTCCCATTCCCCTCACAATTCCCCTCACAATTCCCCTTCACAATCCCCATTCTCCCTCACAATCCCCATTCCCCTCACAATCCCCATTCTCCCTCACAATCCCCATTCCCCTCACAATCCCCATTCCCCTCACAATCCCCATTCCCCTCACAATTCCCCTCACAATTCCCCTCACAATCTCCATTCCCCTCACGATTCCCCTCACCATTTCCCCTCACAATCCCCATTCCCCTCCCAATCGACATTCCCCTCACAATCCCCCTCACGATTTCCCCTCACAATCCCCATTCCCCTCACAATTCCCCTCACAATCCCCATTCCCCTGACAATTCCCCTCACAATCCCCATTCCCCTCACAATCCCCATTCCCCTCACAATCCCCATTCCCCTCACAATCCCCATTCCCCTCACAATTCCCCTCACAATCCCCATTCCCCTCACAATTCCCCTCACAATCCCCATTCCCCCTCACAATTCCCCTCACAATCCCCATTCCCCTCacaatccccatttcccctcacaATTCCCCGTCACCATTTCCCCTCACAATTCCCCTCACAATTCCCCATCACAATCCCCATTCCCCTCACAATTCCCCTCACAATCCCCATTCCCCTCACAATTTCCCCTCACAATCCCCATTCCCCTCACAATCCCCATTCCCCCTCACAATTCCCCCTCACAATTTCCTCTCacaatccccatttccctcaCAATCCCCATTCCTCTCACAATCCCCATTCCCCTCACAATTCCCCtcacaattcccaattcccctCGCCATCCCCATTCCCCCGGGATCCATCCCTCTCCGGGGCTGTGTCCCCGGGCTGGAGGGCTCTGTTTGCCGGCTCCCGGCAGGCTGGCGGAGAAGAAGGCGTCCATCGGCTACACCTACGAGGACAGCACggtggaggagctggagaacGCCCTGGAGAAGCGGCCGGGCGACGACGACGACTCCGAGGACGACTCCAACACGGACGAGGACGAAGTGATCCCGGACATCGGTAACGCTCCCGCGGGTCGCGCGCGGGGTCCCGCCGGCACTCCGGGGCGCAATTCCAAGATTTTCCATCCGTTTTTCCAGACGTGGAGGTGGACGTGGATGAGCTGAACCAGGAGCAAGTGGCCGACCTGAACAAGCAGGCTACCACCTACGGCATGGCCGAGGGCGATTTCGTCAGGTACGGCCCGGGAAAACCTCGGGAAAAGCTGGGATCTGACCTCGGGGAGggctcctgcttttccttgggatttCGGCTCGGGAATCCCGTTTTTCCTTGGGATTCTCTCCTGGAAACCTCCTTAGAATTTTGGCTCGggaatcccatttttccttggGATTCTCTCCTGGAAATCCCCTTAGAATTTTGGCTCGggaatcccatttttccttggGATTCTCTCCGAGAAATCACACTTTTCCTTGGGATTTCGGCTCGGGAATCCCGTTTTTCCTTGGGATTCTCTTCGGGAAATCCCACTTTTCCTTGGGATTCTCTCCTGGAAATCCCCTTAGAATTTTGGCTCGggaatcccatttttccttggGATTCTCTCCGAGAAATCTCACTTTTCCTTGGGATTTTGGCTTGGgaatctcttttttccttccgATTCTCTCCTCGAAATCCCACTTTTCCTTGGGATTCTCTCCTGGAAATCCCCTTACAATTTTGGCTCAGGAATCCTGTTTTTCCTTGGGATTTTGGCTCAGGAATCCCGTTTTTCCTTGGGATTCTCTCCTGGAAATCCCACTTTTCCTTGGGATTCTCTCCTGGAAATCCCCTTAGAATTTTGGCTCGGGAATCCCATTTTCCTTGGGATTCTCTCCTGGAAATCCCCTTAGAATTTTGGCTCAggaatcccatttttccttggGATTCTCTCCTGGAAATCCCCTTAGAATTTTGGCTCAggaatcccatttttccttggGATTCTCTCCTGGAAATCCCCTTAGAATTTTGGCTCCagaatcccatttttccttggGATTCTCTCCTGGAAATCCCCTTAGAATTTTGGCTCGggaatcccatttttccttggGATTCTCTCCAAGAAATCACACTTTTCCTTGGGATTTTGGCTTAGGAATCTCTTTTTACCTTGGGATTCTCTCCTCGAAATCCCACTTTTCTTTCAGATACTCTCCTGGCAATCCCCTTACAATTTTGGCTCAGGAATCCTGTTTTTCCTTGGGATTCTCTCCTAGAAATTCAGTATTTCCTTGGGATTTTGGCTCGGGAATCCCGTTTTTCCTTGGGACTCTCtgttaaaaatcccatttttccttggGACTCTCTCCTGGAAATCACACTTTTCTTTCGGATTCTCTTCtggaaatcccatttttccttgaGATTTTGGCTTGGGAATCCATTTTCCCTTGGGATTCTCTCCTGGAAATCACACTTTTCTTTCAGATTCTCTcctgaaaatcccatttttccttgaGATTTTGGCTTGggaatcccattttcccttggGATTCTCTCCTGcaaattccatttttccttgGGATTCTCTCCTGGAAATCACACTTTCCCTTGGGATTCTGCCTCAGATCTCCCTGGTTTTCCTGTGgtttcccccccttttttccagactttccctttttccctgaGATTCTGCCttgaaaatcccatttttccctgaaattccagctcagggctcccccTTTTCCTCAGAATTCGGGATCTCCCCAAACCCCCGCCCTGATCCcgcttttttttcccctggaaaaagGATGCTgaggaaggacaaggaagaGGCTGAAGCCATCAAAAACGCCAAGGccctggaggaggagaaggccATGTACTCGGTGAgggaaaaacctggaaaaaacacagaaaaaacgggaattttCCCTCgggaaatccccaaaaatcccttcccttccccagggccgccgctcccgccggcaGCGCCGGGAATTCCGGGAGAAGCGGCTGAAAGGCCGGAAAATCAGCCCCCCCAGGTGAGATTCCCAACCTTTTCACCCCCAATTCCAACGTTTTTCCCCAACATTTTCCCTCAAATCCCAACAttttcatcccaaatcccaacgttccccccccccccaagtcaatggttttattctgaattccattttcctccaaaatctCACCGttctccccccaaatcccaacttcccattcccaaatcccagtttttcaTTCCCAAATCCTGGTTTTACTCTCAATCCCACCAATTTTCCCCTGAATCCCAAATTctcattcccaaatccccccaattcccaattttccattCCCAAAACCCTCAAATAGCCCCAggtttccccaaatccccccaaaccccacctttTCACCCCCGAAGtcccatttttcccctgaaatCCCCCCAATTCTTCCCCCAAACGCTCCCAaatctccccattttcccccaaaatccccccaaccCCACATTTCCCCTCCGAttccacccaaatccccccatttctccccaaatcccccccaattctgcccaaatccccccaatttcccccctaATCcctcaatttccccccaaatcccccctaattcccccaaattcccccaaatccccccaatttcccccctaatccccccatttcccccccaattccgcccaaatcccccccgttctccccaaatcccccccaattctgcccaaatctccccaattcccacccaaatcccccctaattccccccaattccccccaatcctccccaaatctccccaattccccccaaatcgCCCCAATTCACCCCAGTTCCCCCCCggttcccccccaaattcctcaaaTCCCTCCCAAATCGCCCCtttctcaccccaaacccccatttctgTCTCCCCACAGCTACGCCCGCCGGGACAGCCCCACCTACGACCCCTACAAACGGTAACGGCCCCGGTATCGGTACCGACCCGGTACCATCCCAGTATCGGTACCACTCCGGTATCGGTACCACCACTGGTACCACCCTCAGTACCGGTACCACCCTGGTACCACCCCGGTACCAACCCCAGTATCGTTACCCCTACGGTACCACCCCTGGTATTGGTACCACCCCGGTACCACCCCCAGCACCACTGCAGTACCGGTACCAGTACCTCTCGGTGTTGGTACCACCCCTGGTACCACCCCAGTACCACTCCCGGTGTCGGTACcaccccggtgccacccccaatacccccccagcagcaccacggtgccggtaccggtaccggtACCACTCCCGGTGTCGGTACCACCCCCAGTACCGGTACCGGTACCACCCCTGGTATCGCTACCACCCCAATACTCCCCCAATACCCCCCCCAGTACCACCCCCAGCACCACCCCAGTACCGGTGCCGGTACCGGTACCACTCCCAGTGTCGGTACCACCCCCAGTACCACCCCCAGTACCACCCCCAGCACCACCCCAGTACCAGTACCGGTACCAGTACCACCCCGGTACCTCCCCCAATACCCCCCCATCACCACCCTGGTACCACCcccggtaccggtaccggtACCACTCCCGGTGTCGGTACCACCcccggtaccggtaccggtACCACCCCGGTGTCGCTGCAGGTCTCCGTCGGAGTCGAGCTCGGAGTCGCGGTCCCGTTCCTCGCGCACGCCGTCGCCGGGCCGTGAGGAGAAGATCACCTTCATCACCAGCTTCGGCGGCAGCGACGAGGAGCAGCGCCCCGGGCCCCGCGAGCGCCCACGCCCCGCCGGTACCGGTACTGGTACTGGTACTGGTACCGGCACACCGGCACACCGCGACGGCTCACGGTCAGtgccgggcccggccgggctcatCCGGCCCGTTCCGTGTGTTGGAACCcgattttttcctttttctctcatttttttattccccttttttccctttttctcgcttttttattctgctttttccctttttcgcgcttttttattctgctttttctccttttttctcgGTTTTgtattctgcttttttccctttttctcgCTTTTTTATCCcgcttttttccctttttctcgcttttttattctgctttttctccttttttccctcttttgtgttctgcctttttccctttttctctttttctcttttgtgccccgcttttttcctttttctcacttttttattctgctttttctccttttttctctcttttgtgtcccgcttttttcctttttctctcttttttattctgctttttctccttttttctctcttttttattccgcttttttccctttttctcgcttttttattccactttttctccttttttctcttttttgtgtctcgcttttttcctttttctctcttttgtattctgcttttttccctttttctctcttttgtattccactttttcttcttttttcactcttatattctgcttttttcctttttctcttttgtattccacttttttccttttttctctcttttgtattctgcttttttcctttttctctcttttatgccctgcttttttcccttttctcttttgtattccgcttttttccctttttctcttttgtattccgctttttttccttttctctcgGTTTTTTATACcgcttttttcctttttctcggttttttatcctgctttttcctttttcctcgCTTTTTTATCCcgcttttttctctttttctcgcttctttattctgcttttttcccttttttctctgctttgtattctgctttttctccttttttcactcttttgtattctgctttttctccttttttctctcttttttattccgcttttttcccttttttccctgttttgtattccactttttctccttttttctctcttttgtgtcctgcttttttcctttttctcttttttattccactttttctccttttctctgttttttccctcttttgtgTTCcgctttttctccttttttctctcttttgtgccccgcttttttccttttttccctcttctgtgttctgcttttttccttttccctccttttcgtattctgctttttctccttttctctcttgtaTTTcgcttttttcctttttcctcccttttgtattatgcctttttcctcttttcttgcctttgtatcctgcttttttttttttctctcttttctatttttatccttctttctcttcccctttttcctttttgtcccctttttccccctcttttactcatttttttcctcttattttcccttttcccccactttttcctccttttttctctctttttccccttccccccatttctcacccgttctcccttttccaggcgccgctcttcctcctcctcctcctcctcgtcctcctcgcgctcctcctcctcctcgtggTGCAGCTCGGGCGGCTCCCgcggctcccggggctcccgggcGCCGTTCCGCCGCTGCCGGGGCGCGTtccggggccgccgccgctcccgcagccgcagccgctcccggagccgctcccggaGCCGCTCCCGTTCCCGCCGCTACTCCCGGGGCGAGTCCCGGGacagccgccgccgctcccgctccgccgagcgcggccgccgccgccgccaccgccgctcCAGGTCAGCCCGGGACCGGTTCCGGTCACTTTGGGTCCGGTTCGGGTCACTGTGGGCCTGGTTCgggtcagtttgggtcagtttgggtcagtCTGGGACCAGTTTGGGACAGTCCAGGACCGGTTAGGGACTGGTTCgggtcagtttgggtcagttTGGGACCGGTTCGGGTCACTTTGGGACAGTCTGGGACCAGTTCGGGTCACTTTGGGTCAGTCTGGAACCGGtttgggtcagtttgggtcaggTTCGGGTCAGTTTGGGACCGGTTCGGGTCAGTTTGGGACAGGTTTGGGTCAGTTCGGGACAGTCCGGGACTGGTTCGGGTCACTGTGGGTCactttgggtcactttgggtcCGGTTCGGGTCACTGTGGGCCTGGTTCgggtcagtttgggtcagtttgggtcagtCTGGGACCAGTTTGGGACAGTCCAGGACCGGTTAGGGACTGGTTCgggtcagtttgggtcagttTGGGACCGGTTCGGGTCACTTTGGGACAGTCTGGGACCAGTTCGGGTCACTTTGGGTCAGTCTGGAACCGGtttgggtcagtttgggtcaggTTCGGGTCAGTTTGGGACCGGTTCGGGTCAGTTTGGGACAGGTTTGGGTCAGTTTGGGACCTGTTTGGGTCAGTCTGGGACCGGTTCAGGTCAGTTTGGGACAGTTTGGCACCAGtttgggtcagtttgggtcagttTGGGACAGTTTGGGACCAGTTCGGGTCAGTTCGGGTCAGTTTGGGACAGTCTGGGACAGTCCGGGACTGGTTCAGGTCACTTTGGGTCAGTTCGGGTCAGTTTGGGACCAGTTCGGGTCACTTTGGGACTGGTTCAGGTCACTTTGGGACCGGTTCGGGTCAGTTTGGGACAGTTTGGGACCAGTTCGGTCAGTTTGGGACCGGTTCGGGTCACTGTGAGTCCGGTTCGGGTCAGTTTGGGACCGGTTCGGGTCAGTCTGGGACCGGTTTGGCACCGGTTCGGGTCACTTTGGGTCCGGTTCGGGTCAGTTCGGGTCAGTTTAGGTCAGTTTGGGACAGTCCAGGACTGGTTCACACCAGTTCGGGTCAGTCTGGGACCAGTTTGGGTCAGGTTCAGGTCACTTTGGTTCAGTCTGGGACTGGTTTGGGTCAGTTTGGGACCGGTTCGAGTCAGTTTGGGTCAGATTCGGGTCAGTTTGGGTAAGTCTGGGACCGGTTCgggtcagtttgggtcaggTTCGGGTCAGATTCGGGTCAGTTCGGGTCAGTTTGGGACCGGTTCGGGTCAGTTTGGGACTGGtttgggtcagtttgggtcagtCTGGGACCGGTTCGGGTCACTTTGGGTCAGTCCGGGACCAGTTTGGGACCGGTTCAGGTCACTTTGGGTCAGGTTCGGGTCAGTTTGGGACAGTATGGGACCGGTTCGGGTCAGTTTGGGTCCGGTTTGGGTCAGTCTGGGACCGGTTCGGGACCGGTTCGGGTCACTGTGGGTCCGGTTCgggtcagtttgggtcagtCTGGGACCGGTTCGGGTCACTTTGGGACCGGTTCGGGTCAGTTTGGGACAGTCTGGGACTGGTTCGGGTCACTTTGGGTCAGTTTGGGACTGGTTTGGGTCAGTCtgggtcagtttgggtcactttgggacAGTCTGGGACCAGTTCAGGTCAGTTTGGGACAGGTTCGGGTCACTTTGGGTCAGTCTGGGACAGTCTGGGACTGGTTCGCGTCAGTTTGGGACAGTTTGGGTCAGTTCATGTCAGTCTGGGACTgatttgggtcactttgggacTGGTTcgggtcagtttgggtcactttgggtcagtttgggtcagtCTGGGACCGGTTCGGGTCAGTCTGGATCAGTTCGGGTCAGTTTGGGACAGTCTGGGACCAGTTATGGTCACTTTGGATCAGTCCGGGACCGGTTCAGGTCAGTTTGGGACCagtttgggtcactttgggtcaGTCTGGTTCCGGTTCGGGTCAGTTCGGGTCAGTTTGGGTTTTCCtgttccctgttttcctgccaTTCCCTCCCGTTTCCTGCAGGATTTTCCTGTTTCCTGCGGACTTTTCCCATTTCCCGTGGGATTTTCCCAATTCCCTTGGGATTTTCCCGTgggattttcccttttcccgTGGGATTTCCCCGTGGGATTTTCCCGTTCCCGGTGGGATTTTCCTGTTCCCCGCGGGCTTTTCCCGTTCCCCACGGGATTTTCCCGTTCCCCGCGGGCTTTTCCCATTTCCCGTGGCATTTTCCCGCAggatttcccatttcccctggGATTTTCCCATGGGACTTTCCTGTGGGATTTCCCATTTCCCGCGGGCTTTTCCCATTTCCCGTGGGATTTTCCCATgggattttcccttttcccgTGAGATTTTCCCGCAGGGTTTTCCCGTATTCCTGCCGTTCCCACCCATTTCCTGCAGGATTTTCCTGTTTCCTCTGGGATTTTCCCGTTCCCCGCGGGCTTTTCCCATTTCCCGTGGGATTTTCCCGTgggattttcccatttcccctggGATTTTCCCCTGAGGTTTTCCCGTTCCCCGCAGGCTTTTCCCATTTCCCGTGGGATTCTCCCGTgggattttcccatttcctgtgGGATTTTCCCGTTCCCTGTGggcttttcccatttcccatggcattttcccatttcccatgggATTTTCCCGTgggattttcccatttcccctgggcttttcccatgggattttcccttttcccgCGGGCTTTTCCCATTTTAACGCCGTTCCCGCGCAGGAGCCGGTCGCGGCGCTCGGCGCGCTCGTGGCGCCGCTGGAGCAGTCAGAGCCGCAGCAGCCGCAGCGACTCCCGGAGCCcctcccggtcccggtcccggtcccgatcccgatcccgatcccggtcccgatcccggtcccagtcccgctcccccagccccgccgcgccccgggACAaggccccgccgcgccccccggCCTCGCCCGCCCTCGGAGAGAAGCTGAAAAAGTGAGTGcggaaaagcaaaaataaccccaaaatccctcctggaACCCACAAAATCCCTCTGGGAGTCCTCAAATCCCATggaatgtccccaaaatccctctgggaGCCCCCAAAATCACTCTGAGATtcctcaaaatcccccagaatgaccccaaaacccctctgggagcccccaaaatccctccaggagTCCTCAAATCCCACggaatgtccccaaaatccctctgacattccccaaaatccttctgGGAGCCCTCAGATCCCACggaatgtccccaaaatccctatGAGagtccccaaaatccagctgagattccccaaaatccctccggaa includes these proteins:
- the CLASRP gene encoding CLK4-associating serine/arginine rich protein; this encodes MWHEARKHERKLRGMMVDYKKRAERRREYYEKIKKDPAQFLQVHGRACKVHLDSAVALAAESPVNMMPWQGDTNNMIDRFDVRAHLDFIPMYTPALLSPTSPEQESDERKCNYERYRGLVQNDFAGISEEQCLYQIYIDELYGGLQKPNEDEKKKLAEKKASIGYTYEDSTVEELENALEKRPGDDDDSEDDSNTDEDEVIPDIDVEVDVDELNQEQVADLNKQATTYGMAEGDFVRMLRKDKEEAEAIKNAKALEEEKAMYSGRRSRRQRREFREKRLKGRKISPPSYARRDSPTYDPYKRSPSESSSESRSRSSRTPSPGREEKITFITSFGGSDEEQRPGPRERPRPAGTGTGTGTGTGTPAHRDGSRRRSSSSSSSSSSSRSSSSSWCSSGGSRGSRGSRAPFRRCRGAFRGRRRSRSRSRSRSRSRSRSRSRRYSRGESRDSRRRSRSAERGRRRRHRRSRSRSRRSARSWRRWSSQSRSSRSDSRSPSRSRSRSRSRSRSRSRSRSQSRSPSPAAPRDKAPPRPPASPALGEKLKKADAAAGKDSGAAKPKLTPQEKLRLRMQKALNRQFKADKKAAQEKMLQQEHERQEREDELRAMARKIRMKERERREKEREEWERQYSRQSRSPSPRHGREYSSSRRHSRSHSRSPHYRH